A portion of the Staphylococcus felis genome contains these proteins:
- a CDS encoding response regulator, producing the protein MTNRILVVDDEHRIRKLLKLYLEREGYEIVEASDGREALDLALKNDYGCILLDLMLPEIDGIEVAVRIREAKDTPIVMLTAKGEENNRVEGFESGADDYIVKPFSPREVVLRVKALLRRTQSSVSEQNEPHTRDVIEFQHLTIDNDAHKVLAEDKVVNLTPKEYELLIFLAKTPNKVFDREQLLKEVWHYEFYGDLRTVDTHVKRLREKLNRVSSEAAKMIQTVWGVGYKFEVQSNNETS; encoded by the coding sequence ATGACTAATAGAATTTTAGTCGTAGATGATGAACATCGTATTAGGAAGCTGCTAAAATTATATTTAGAAAGAGAAGGATATGAGATAGTTGAGGCTAGTGATGGTCGTGAAGCTCTAGATCTCGCACTTAAAAATGACTATGGTTGTATACTTCTAGATTTAATGTTACCTGAAATTGATGGTATTGAAGTTGCCGTACGCATTCGCGAAGCAAAAGATACGCCTATTGTTATGCTTACTGCTAAAGGCGAGGAGAACAATCGTGTAGAAGGTTTTGAATCTGGTGCAGATGATTATATAGTTAAACCTTTTTCACCTCGAGAAGTTGTCTTGCGTGTTAAAGCATTATTACGACGCACACAGTCCTCAGTTTCAGAGCAGAATGAACCTCATACACGTGATGTTATTGAGTTTCAGCACTTAACAATTGATAATGATGCACATAAAGTTTTAGCTGAAGATAAAGTAGTAAATTTAACACCAAAAGAATATGAACTCCTTATATTTTTAGCAAAAACGCCCAATAAAGTTTTTGATCGTGAGCAATTACTTAAAGAAGTTTGGCATTACGAATTCTATGGTGATTTAAGAACTGTAGATACTCATGTCAAGCGCCTTCGTGAAAAGTTAAACCGTGTTTCATCTGAAGCTGCTAAGATGATTCAAACTGTTTGGGGCGTAGGGTATAAATTTGAGGTACAATCTAACAATGAAACGTCTTAA
- a CDS encoding ECF transporter S component, whose translation MKQKQTQKLIVVGMLSAISFILMFIKFPLPFLPPYLTIDLSDVPALIATFTFGPVAGLLVELIKNLLNFFFNMSDPIGPVANFIAGSSLLLTSYWIYLKRKSTRALIIGLSVGIIVMTIVLSILNYFILLPLYGAIMNLSDIAHNLKVIITAGIIPFNIIKGVIVSIVFVLLFNRLSKILKR comes from the coding sequence ATGAAACAAAAGCAAACACAAAAGTTAATAGTAGTGGGCATGTTAAGTGCTATATCGTTTATTTTAATGTTTATTAAATTCCCATTACCATTTTTACCACCATATCTTACAATCGATTTGAGTGATGTTCCAGCACTCATTGCAACCTTTACTTTCGGACCTGTCGCAGGACTGTTAGTTGAATTAATTAAGAATCTACTGAATTTCTTCTTTAATATGAGCGACCCTATTGGCCCAGTCGCAAACTTTATCGCCGGTAGTAGCTTACTTTTAACAAGTTATTGGATTTATTTAAAACGAAAATCTACACGTGCTCTAATCATTGGATTATCAGTAGGTATTATTGTAATGACTATTGTTTTAAGTATCTTAAATTATTTTATTTTACTACCTTTATATGGAGCGATAATGAATTTGTCTGATATCGCTCATAACTTAAAAGTCATTATCACTGCTGGTATTATTCCTTTTAATATCATAAAAGGTGTGATCGTTTCGATTGTATTTGTTTTACTTTTCAATCGTTTATCGAAAATATTAAAGCGTTAA
- a CDS encoding Fur family transcriptional regulator, which translates to MEERLNRVKQQLQQSSYKLTPQREATVRVLIENEADHLSAEDVYLKVKEKAPEIGLATVYRTLELLAELKVVDKVSFGDGVSRFDLRKEGSEHFHHHLVCMECGRVDEIEEDLLPKVEERVENEFNFKILDHRLTFHGVCKDCQQKSKN; encoded by the coding sequence GTGGAAGAACGTTTAAATCGCGTGAAGCAACAATTACAACAATCGTCTTATAAGCTTACGCCACAACGTGAAGCAACTGTACGCGTATTAATTGAAAATGAGGCTGATCATTTGAGTGCCGAAGACGTGTACCTCAAAGTAAAAGAAAAAGCACCTGAAATCGGCCTTGCAACTGTTTATCGTACACTCGAATTGTTAGCAGAACTTAAAGTCGTTGATAAGGTTAGTTTTGGCGATGGTGTGTCAAGATTTGACTTGCGTAAAGAAGGATCTGAACACTTTCATCATCATCTAGTCTGCATGGAGTGTGGTAGAGTTGACGAAATTGAAGAAGATTTACTGCCAAAAGTTGAAGAACGCGTAGAAAATGAATTTAATTTTAAAATACTTGACCATCGTTTGACATTTCATGGTGTATGTAAAGACTGTCAACAAAAGAGTAAAAATTAA
- a CDS encoding helix-turn-helix domain-containing protein: MNNLIKYVHQQAINYKTEKSIYNIITGKKSHQTFFDAVSLNLLTLFSCANHLRFEHYKDIVATAHTSDVKIPTSNVTTYHELQNTFITLQLLIQTLSNRKHHQSMFLPITSNITIHKTVKHLYHQIKSQNAFQDVENEIYLLFESLSEKQPLSVVHYFLSGYQESMYTFTQVGAIHQLDEDTLNVYYYIDLLNLYELIQNSQHFPYLSKCLVYPYVSQTVFNTYRYFRQELTLNDIASKLKVTTNTIEDHILDLYIKGYLSDYTLFLTPFHNEFIKYYQKYPYQKLKHYKSVFDTMSYFEIKLTIIGISKGVIYVS, translated from the coding sequence ATGAATAATTTAATCAAATATGTACACCAACAAGCTATCAACTATAAAACAGAAAAAAGCATATATAATATTATCACAGGAAAAAAATCTCATCAAACATTTTTTGACGCTGTATCTCTTAATTTGCTCACTTTATTTAGCTGTGCCAATCATCTTCGTTTTGAACATTACAAAGATATCGTTGCTACAGCTCATACAAGTGATGTTAAAATACCTACAAGTAACGTAACGACTTATCACGAATTGCAAAATACGTTTATCACTTTGCAATTGCTTATTCAAACACTCTCAAATCGCAAACATCATCAGTCTATGTTTCTACCTATAACATCGAATATAACAATTCATAAGACGGTTAAACATTTATATCATCAAATTAAAAGTCAAAATGCTTTTCAGGATGTTGAAAATGAGATATACCTTTTATTTGAGTCATTATCTGAGAAACAACCTTTAAGTGTGGTACATTATTTTTTATCCGGTTATCAGGAATCAATGTACACTTTTACACAAGTTGGCGCAATACACCAACTTGACGAAGATACTTTAAATGTATACTACTATATTGACTTATTAAACCTCTATGAACTTATTCAGAATTCGCAACACTTTCCATATTTATCCAAATGCTTAGTTTATCCATACGTATCTCAAACCGTGTTTAATACTTATCGATATTTTCGACAAGAGTTAACTCTAAACGATATTGCTAGCAAGTTAAAAGTAACGACAAATACAATTGAAGACCATATACTAGACCTTTATATAAAAGGGTATCTAAGTGATTACACATTATTTCTAACACCGTTTCACAATGAATTCATAAAATATTATCAAAAATATCCATACCAAAAATTAAAACACTATAAATCTGTGTTTGACACGATGTCTTACTTTGAAATTAAACTCACTATTATAGGAATATCGAAAGGAGTTATTTATGTTAGTTGA
- a CDS encoding pseudouridine synthase yields the protein MTNELERLQKRIAKSGYTSRRKAETLIQEGRVKVNNVIVTELGTKVRPSDQVSVDDVPLELEDKLYILFYKPTQVITSVSDDRGRKVVTDYFDDLETRIFPVGRLDYDTSGVLLLTNDGEFTNLMTHPKYKISKTYVAKIEGYILREQIKELERGIQLEDGITQPAKVKLKKQNKEKNSSLVEMTITEGRNRQVRRMFEYFGFKVQKLTRTSFGPLDLKGLGAGEGRVLSPHEVKTLRQLAQKGEI from the coding sequence ATGACAAACGAATTAGAAAGATTACAAAAGCGTATTGCCAAAAGTGGCTATACATCGCGACGAAAAGCAGAAACATTAATTCAAGAAGGGCGCGTTAAAGTTAATAATGTTATAGTGACTGAACTGGGTACTAAAGTACGCCCGTCTGATCAAGTAAGTGTCGACGATGTACCGTTAGAACTAGAGGATAAACTTTATATTTTATTTTATAAACCGACTCAAGTCATTACAAGTGTTTCTGATGACCGTGGACGAAAGGTGGTTACAGATTACTTCGACGATTTAGAAACGCGTATTTTTCCAGTAGGACGCTTAGATTATGATACATCGGGTGTATTACTCTTAACAAATGATGGTGAGTTTACTAACCTTATGACCCATCCTAAATACAAAATCTCAAAAACGTACGTCGCTAAAATAGAAGGTTATATTCTAAGGGAACAAATTAAAGAACTTGAAAGAGGAATTCAACTTGAAGACGGTATAACGCAACCAGCGAAAGTGAAATTAAAAAAGCAAAATAAAGAGAAAAATAGTTCGTTAGTTGAAATGACGATTACTGAAGGGCGTAATCGTCAAGTACGTCGAATGTTTGAATATTTTGGCTTTAAAGTTCAAAAGCTCACAAGAACTTCATTTGGCCCGTTGGATTTAAAAGGGTTAGGTGCTGGCGAAGGACGGGTTTTATCACCGCATGAAGTCAAAACTTTACGTCAATTAGCTCAAAAGGGAGAAATTTAA
- a CDS encoding RecQ family ATP-dependent DNA helicase, with protein sequence MLVDDLKHFFGFDEFKPGQEDVINSIVAHQNTLGILPTGSGKSLCYQLPTYINQKPTLIISPLISLMDDQVMQMRMHGEHQVVAIHSGLDGSERRSAFRNISSARFIFVSPEFILLPQNFKKIKSIQFGLIVLDEVHCLSEWGFDFRPHYIRIGEITNYFKATPILALTATATVNLKDDLEKVTNQTFKMIELSMDRPNISFSVQQLSSYDDKVARLLSLIEFSGPTIVYVSSKKVCLDLAEKIYASGFLTGIYHADLSYQERNTVQQQFLANEIPIVVATSAFGMGINKPDVRTIIHFHLPSNPSSYIQEIGRAGRDNKQSQAIALFQPDDRFLMETLATGNLVTPSDVQLFQEGILLNQDKQVIIEELKHVFSLDQLKTLFDNHLQLRTKAYQYMMNFVLTKQCRRATLLHYFKTTPKTASQCCDSCEAIDVLTIKNRKKVKRQMDYKEKLASLFE encoded by the coding sequence ATGTTAGTTGATGATTTAAAGCATTTTTTCGGATTTGATGAATTCAAGCCAGGCCAAGAAGATGTCATAAACTCTATAGTGGCTCATCAAAATACACTAGGTATTTTACCTACAGGTAGTGGGAAAAGTTTATGTTACCAACTCCCAACATATATTAATCAAAAGCCAACGCTGATTATATCTCCACTTATTTCTTTAATGGATGATCAGGTTATGCAAATGCGTATGCATGGAGAACATCAAGTTGTCGCTATCCATTCAGGTTTAGATGGTTCTGAAAGGCGAAGTGCATTTCGTAACATTTCTTCAGCCCGCTTTATATTTGTTAGCCCTGAGTTTATCCTATTACCTCAAAATTTTAAAAAAATAAAATCAATTCAATTCGGGCTCATTGTTCTTGATGAAGTTCATTGCCTTTCCGAATGGGGATTCGACTTTAGACCTCATTATATTCGCATTGGTGAAATTACGAACTATTTTAAAGCTACACCTATTTTAGCACTTACGGCAACGGCAACTGTTAATTTAAAAGATGATCTTGAAAAAGTGACAAATCAAACTTTTAAAATGATTGAATTATCAATGGATAGACCTAATATATCATTTTCAGTTCAACAGCTTTCGAGTTATGATGATAAAGTTGCACGATTACTGTCTCTCATAGAATTTTCCGGTCCAACTATAGTCTATGTTTCTTCTAAGAAAGTATGCTTAGATTTAGCAGAAAAGATATACGCTTCTGGTTTTTTAACCGGGATTTATCATGCCGACCTTTCTTATCAAGAACGCAATACTGTACAACAGCAATTTTTAGCTAATGAAATCCCTATTGTAGTGGCTACAAGTGCATTTGGTATGGGAATCAATAAACCTGATGTACGCACGATTATACATTTTCACTTACCATCAAATCCTTCGAGTTATATTCAAGAAATAGGAAGAGCAGGTAGAGATAATAAGCAAAGTCAGGCTATTGCCTTGTTTCAACCTGATGATCGTTTTTTAATGGAAACACTAGCAACTGGCAACTTAGTCACTCCTTCAGATGTCCAATTATTTCAAGAAGGGATTTTATTGAATCAAGACAAACAAGTCATTATAGAAGAATTAAAACATGTTTTCTCTTTAGATCAACTTAAGACACTATTTGACAATCATCTACAATTAAGAACTAAAGCCTATCAATATATGATGAACTTTGTGCTAACAAAACAATGCAGAAGAGCGACACTCCTTCATTATTTTAAAACGACTCCCAAAACAGCATCCCAATGTTGTGACAGTTGTGAAGCAATCGATGTTCTTACTATTAAAAATAGAAAGAAAGTCAAACGACAAATGGACTATAAAGAAAAATTAGCAAGTTTATTCGAATAG
- a CDS encoding NUDIX hydrolase produces the protein MKFEEKTLSKEMIYEGKIINVERHKVLLPNQKTSYREVVKHNGAVAVCAVTPEHQVILVKQYRKPMDEVLLEIPAGKLEIGENREDAAKRELEEETGYKTDKLTVIGEVYGTPGFSNEKITIYFAQNLHKGEAHLDEDEFVEKVLYSMEEVKYAVQNNEINDAKTLIAFQYLLSNYNHSN, from the coding sequence ATGAAATTTGAAGAAAAAACGTTATCTAAAGAAATGATTTATGAAGGAAAAATTATAAATGTTGAGCGTCACAAAGTCCTTTTACCTAATCAGAAAACATCTTATAGGGAAGTAGTTAAACATAATGGCGCTGTAGCCGTTTGTGCAGTTACACCTGAGCACCAAGTTATTCTGGTCAAACAATACCGTAAACCAATGGATGAAGTATTATTGGAAATTCCAGCTGGCAAATTGGAAATAGGCGAAAACCGTGAAGATGCTGCAAAACGAGAACTCGAGGAAGAGACTGGTTATAAGACTGATAAACTCACTGTAATTGGTGAAGTTTATGGCACACCTGGATTTTCAAATGAGAAAATCACAATATATTTTGCACAAAATTTACACAAAGGAGAAGCTCATTTAGACGAAGATGAATTTGTTGAAAAAGTACTATATTCTATGGAAGAAGTCAAATATGCAGTTCAAAACAATGAAATCAATGACGCTAAAACATTGATTGCTTTTCAATACCTCTTATCAAATTATAATCATTCTAATTAA
- a CDS encoding segregation and condensation protein A — protein MYEVKLDAFNGPLDLLLHLINEFEIDIYDIPMKELTQQYMQYVHAMKQLEINIASEYLLTASELLMIKSKMLLPNSNQDELLEEDPREELVEKLIEYQNYKSYVLMLKEKQQERDKIYTKPQSDLSHYEKNENLSDDVSLDLTDLIIAYQKLKTRVALKKPTTVNIKKETYTIQQSTQYIYKQLECSDAITFFDLFHFNESTEHVVTHFLALLDMAKSGFIQIRQIQAFQNIEISKGVNYVNKHS, from the coding sequence ATGTATGAAGTTAAACTCGATGCGTTTAACGGCCCTCTAGATTTATTATTACATCTTATTAATGAATTTGAAATTGATATTTATGATATACCCATGAAAGAATTGACACAACAGTACATGCAGTATGTTCATGCAATGAAACAACTTGAAATTAATATTGCTAGCGAATATTTATTAACTGCTTCTGAATTGTTAATGATTAAGAGTAAAATGCTATTACCTAATAGTAATCAAGACGAATTATTAGAAGAGGATCCGCGTGAAGAATTAGTTGAAAAATTGATTGAATATCAAAACTACAAATCTTATGTGTTAATGCTTAAAGAAAAGCAACAAGAGCGTGATAAAATATATACGAAGCCACAATCTGATTTGTCACATTATGAAAAAAATGAAAATTTGTCTGATGATGTCTCATTAGATTTAACTGACTTAATCATTGCTTATCAAAAACTTAAGACACGGGTTGCTTTAAAAAAACCCACAACAGTTAATATCAAAAAAGAAACATATACGATCCAACAATCGACTCAATATATATATAAGCAACTCGAATGTTCAGACGCGATAACTTTTTTTGATTTATTTCATTTTAATGAGTCAACCGAACATGTTGTGACACATTTTTTAGCACTGTTAGATATGGCAAAATCGGGTTTTATTCAAATTAGACAAATCCAAGCATTTCAAAATATTGAAATCAGTAAAGGAGTTAATTATGTCAACAAACATAGTTGA
- the scpB gene encoding SMC-Scp complex subunit ScpB — protein MSTNIVEALAAILYTVGENGIDEKQLLETLNINQKELETALNTIQLPGLDIHQFGQVYMLTTKKELEPYIEALIVNKGKTKLSQAAMEVLAIIAYNQPISRSEIELIRGISSDGPVKTLIAKGLIETKSTAELRAQQLYTTDLFLNVFGIPNLEALPTTDEDEEEIESFFNNLVNQKGEFE, from the coding sequence ATGTCAACAAACATAGTTGAAGCACTTGCTGCGATTTTATATACAGTGGGTGAAAATGGCATCGATGAAAAGCAACTTTTAGAAACGTTAAATATTAATCAAAAAGAGCTTGAAACTGCATTGAATACAATTCAGTTACCAGGTCTGGATATCCATCAATTTGGACAAGTCTATATGTTAACGACTAAAAAAGAATTAGAACCATACATTGAAGCTTTAATCGTCAATAAGGGGAAAACTAAATTATCTCAAGCCGCAATGGAAGTATTAGCGATTATTGCGTATAATCAACCCATTAGTAGAAGCGAAATCGAATTAATTCGTGGCATTAGCTCGGATGGCCCTGTTAAAACATTAATAGCGAAAGGCTTAATTGAAACAAAATCAACAGCCGAATTACGTGCGCAACAACTTTATACTACAGACTTGTTTTTAAATGTTTTCGGAATCCCAAATCTCGAAGCATTACCGACTACTGATGAGGATGAAGAAGAAATTGAAAGTTTCTTTAATAATCTTGTAAACCAAAAAGGAGAATTTGAATGA
- a CDS encoding DUF309 domain-containing protein, whose translation MIYLEKDLVEFYYHFHNEQHYFLCHDILEEAWKSEPKFTKRDPIVSLILLATGCYHYRRENYKGAKRSFQKALNIVLVCSSAQISMLGIIGEDYVETLKGLIFKSEHLYPFTPVAIPLTPIMITNIKRYYPDYRITPYVVESNIIKNHHIYRDRTEVIKARAIAMNQRKKKRE comes from the coding sequence GTGATTTATTTGGAAAAAGATTTGGTGGAATTTTACTATCATTTTCATAATGAGCAACATTATTTTCTTTGCCATGATATATTAGAAGAGGCTTGGAAAAGTGAGCCGAAATTTACAAAAAGAGATCCTATCGTGAGTCTGATTCTGTTAGCAACTGGATGCTATCATTACAGAAGAGAGAACTACAAAGGGGCAAAGCGGTCATTCCAAAAAGCGTTGAATATAGTATTAGTGTGTAGTTCGGCACAAATAAGTATGTTAGGAATTATTGGTGAAGACTATGTGGAGACACTTAAGGGGCTTATCTTTAAAAGCGAACATTTATATCCATTTACACCCGTCGCAATTCCTTTGACACCCATTATGATTACAAACATTAAAAGGTATTATCCTGATTATCGTATAACACCATACGTTGTTGAGTCTAATATCATTAAAAATCATCACATTTATCGTGATCGCACAGAAGTCATAAAAGCTCGTGCAATTGCGATGAATCAACGCAAAAAGAAACGTGAATGA
- a CDS encoding ferredoxin — protein sequence MAKYTIVDMDTCIACGACGAAAPDIYDYDDEGIAYVILDDNQGTTPVPEELYEDLEDAFEGCPTDSIKVEEESFDGDALKFE from the coding sequence TTGGCTAAATATACAATCGTTGATATGGATACTTGTATTGCATGTGGTGCATGTGGTGCGGCGGCGCCAGATATTTATGACTACGATGATGAAGGTATCGCATATGTTATTCTCGATGATAATCAAGGTACAACGCCTGTACCAGAAGAATTATATGAAGATTTAGAAGATGCGTTTGAAGGTTGCCCTACTGACTCTATTAAAGTCGAAGAAGAGTCATTTGATGGAGACGCTCTTAAATTTGAATAA
- the xerD gene encoding site-specific tyrosine recombinase XerD, with amino-acid sequence MKETLEEYLRFIQIEKRLSQNTIAAYRRDLNHYFNYLESQKITHLDFVDRDTIQLWFGVLHDEGRSSKSIARFTSTVRSFHQFALREKYSKHDPTVLIETPKYERKLPDILTVDEVTRLLETPQLDKLNGYRDRTMLELLYATGMRVSELIHIEVEDINLMMGFVKVFGKGKKERIVPLGETVIEYLEYYMQNIRPKLLKKNVTHTLLLNVHGNPLSRQGVWKIIKQTGLKAGIYKSLTPHTLRHSFATHLLENGADLRAVQEMLGHSDISTTQLYTHVSSAQIRKIYQQFHPRA; translated from the coding sequence ATGAAAGAAACGCTAGAAGAATATTTAAGGTTTATTCAAATTGAAAAAAGGTTATCCCAGAACACAATTGCGGCATACCGAAGAGATTTGAATCATTATTTTAATTATCTTGAATCTCAAAAAATAACACATTTAGATTTTGTGGATCGCGATACGATACAATTATGGTTTGGTGTGTTGCATGATGAAGGGCGTTCGTCTAAATCGATCGCACGTTTTACATCAACAGTTCGTAGCTTTCATCAATTTGCACTTAGAGAAAAATACTCAAAACATGATCCAACAGTACTGATTGAAACACCAAAGTATGAGCGAAAATTACCAGATATTTTAACTGTCGATGAAGTCACGCGTTTATTAGAAACACCTCAACTCGATAAATTAAATGGATATAGAGACAGGACGATGTTAGAGCTATTATACGCAACAGGAATGCGCGTTAGTGAACTGATTCATATTGAAGTTGAAGATATTAATTTAATGATGGGCTTTGTGAAAGTTTTTGGTAAAGGTAAAAAAGAGCGCATCGTACCTCTTGGCGAAACGGTAATTGAATATTTAGAGTACTATATGCAAAATATTCGCCCAAAACTCCTTAAAAAAAATGTGACTCATACACTATTACTTAACGTGCATGGCAATCCGCTATCCAGACAAGGTGTGTGGAAAATCATTAAGCAGACTGGTTTAAAAGCAGGTATTTACAAAAGCCTAACACCTCATACATTAAGGCACTCCTTTGCAACGCACTTGTTAGAAAATGGTGCAGATTTAAGAGCAGTTCAAGAGATGTTAGGTCACTCTGACATTTCGACAACTCAGTTATATACACACGTTTCCAGTGCTCAAATCAGAAAAATTTATCAACAATTTCACCCACGTGCTTAA
- a CDS encoding sensor histidine kinase — MKRLNNVVVKLWLTIILIVTTVLILLSAALITFIQYYFTQVTEKSLYENAENITKVIEHSDDRALAIKNSETLLESNIGLIILPDKANDIKKDALKRKMLHEINNNKEYRSVFDQNKPKLKHVTLKYEGQQHTYVLLGYPSKAIQGEPSAVFIYQDLNSIDDTNNFVTIIILITAIVFLAITTIFAFFLSTRITKPLRQLKTQAKEVAQGHYVKRVPIYTKDEIGELAMTFNKMSRRIQSHISALTTSKNVRDTLINSMVEGVLGINHKREIILSNDLAHQMLLKMTKDDKLAFDSQIDQTFNNKTTEYQEFEINKQFFVVIMTYIEKIENNGNSGLVVVIRDMTNEHQIEQIKKDFIANVSHELRTPIALLQGYTESIVDGIVTEPNEINESLLIVLDESKRLNRLVNELLNVAKMDAEGINITKELQPINNLIQKMALKYRQQSHEYNLKLHFQLDGVAAHDWYFDFDKMEQVLTNLVDNATRYTQSGDEISIIAKEDTHYHILEVKDTGVGIAKEHLESVFERFYKVDASRKRGKQGTGLGLFISRMIVEAHGGYLDVESQINEGTTFIIKLPKPINMD; from the coding sequence ATGAAACGTCTTAATAATGTTGTTGTGAAACTGTGGTTAACTATTATTTTAATAGTAACGACAGTTTTAATTTTACTTAGTGCAGCACTTATTACGTTTATACAATATTATTTCACACAAGTCACTGAAAAATCTTTATACGAAAATGCAGAAAACATTACCAAAGTCATCGAACATAGTGATGATAGAGCACTTGCTATTAAAAATAGCGAAACACTACTCGAAAGTAATATAGGCCTTATCATTTTGCCTGATAAAGCAAATGACATAAAAAAGGACGCTTTAAAACGTAAAATGCTTCATGAAATCAACAATAATAAAGAGTACCGCTCTGTTTTTGATCAAAATAAGCCTAAACTTAAACATGTCACTTTAAAGTATGAGGGACAACAACATACATATGTTTTATTAGGCTATCCTTCAAAAGCAATTCAAGGTGAGCCATCTGCAGTTTTTATTTATCAAGATTTAAATAGCATTGATGATACTAATAATTTTGTGACAATAATTATCCTAATTACTGCTATTGTGTTCTTAGCGATTACAACTATCTTTGCTTTCTTTTTGTCTACACGAATCACTAAACCACTTCGTCAGCTCAAAACACAAGCTAAAGAAGTTGCGCAAGGTCATTATGTGAAAAGGGTGCCTATTTATACTAAAGACGAAATAGGTGAGTTGGCCATGACATTTAATAAAATGAGCCGGCGTATTCAGAGTCACATTAGTGCATTAACGACATCCAAAAATGTGCGAGACACTTTGATTAATTCAATGGTTGAAGGTGTTCTTGGCATCAATCATAAAAGAGAAATCATTTTATCCAATGATTTAGCACATCAAATGCTATTAAAAATGACAAAAGATGATAAATTAGCATTTGATTCTCAAATTGATCAGACATTTAATAACAAGACTACTGAATACCAAGAATTTGAAATCAACAAGCAATTTTTTGTTGTGATTATGACTTATATTGAAAAAATAGAAAATAACGGTAATAGTGGCTTAGTTGTAGTCATAAGGGATATGACCAATGAACATCAAATTGAGCAAATCAAAAAGGATTTTATCGCCAATGTTTCTCATGAATTACGTACACCTATTGCCTTACTTCAAGGCTATACCGAATCAATTGTTGACGGTATAGTCACAGAACCTAATGAAATTAACGAATCCCTGCTCATCGTTTTAGATGAATCAAAGCGATTAAATCGCCTCGTCAATGAGTTATTAAATGTAGCTAAAATGGATGCTGAGGGAATCAATATAACTAAAGAATTACAACCCATCAATAACTTAATTCAAAAGATGGCATTAAAGTATCGACAACAGTCCCATGAATACAATTTAAAACTTCATTTTCAGCTTGATGGAGTAGCTGCACACGATTGGTATTTTGATTTTGATAAAATGGAGCAAGTTTTAACAAATTTAGTAGATAATGCCACTCGCTATACACAAAGTGGAGATGAAATTTCTATTATAGCTAAAGAAGATACTCATTATCACATTTTAGAAGTTAAAGATACCGGTGTAGGTATCGCAAAAGAGCATTTAGAATCAGTTTTTGAACGCTTTTATAAGGTAGATGCATCGCGAAAAAGAGGGAAACAAGGAACCGGTCTAGGTCTATTTATATCAAGAATGATTGTCGAGGCACATGGTGGGTATTTGGATGTTGAAAGTCAAATAAATGAAGGGACAACATTTATTATTAAATTGCCAAAGCCAATCAATATGGATTAA